Proteins encoded within one genomic window of Calonectris borealis chromosome 1, bCalBor7.hap1.2, whole genome shotgun sequence:
- the LOC142088254 gene encoding alpha-2-macroglobulin-like protein 1 isoform X3, with protein sequence MWSIAFLWGSILLLPSAAGTPAMLNYAVAIPSQLYYPLSETVCLQLSRKQEVPIHVTVTLQSRAGNETLITQSISQLTFFHCTSFQVPPPVGNADEVAFIGITVLEANSEYQKKQKVLIKHADKKTFIQTDKPVYKPGQIVKLRIVTLDQNFIASSEMHRLVELKDPKGNRIAQWLNVTPVGGIVDLSFPLAAEAPVGEYTIKMHDRTHTFRVEEYVLPKFSVSIQMPQVVTILEENFHLHVCGMYTYGKPVQGSVKAVVCRKHIHYNRKSSKAKRSICKDYTGETNEDGCFATEVNIKFYHQKRGDSYDFNLEAVAFLKESGTGVEFNTTENCKVTFDITTLQFWGTSYYYQQGAPYYGNLELKSANGTHLKNKEVILTVSYGSRKQTKTYFTDDSGMASFTLETSAWDNSSKVLLQAKTQPEDLSDRNVRVSYGTASLTLRAFYSSSRSSVRIQPVQAMLPCRDVQQVTVHYHILATELGDGAARADFYHLVLARGSLVHHGQTTVLLDPPLGRYSGAFNVTLPIDLISPMATLFVYTAFPEGQVAADTFSLKVSKCFRNHVKLGFSDTVALPGSAVRLHLQAAPGSLCSIRAVDQSVLLLRPEAELSRDSVYNMFIYSQEHPSTLTDSYSDYCTIRKSPGIIGSPQTTLPPGTLSPFMYNRYSYAVSQPDVYELLKNSGLTFLTSLKIKSPIECRTQTTFYYDYMSYGELADLDNLDPETDAAVERAESEHVELGSEAGPVRTWFPETFIWTLVPINDSGAAELAVTVPDSITDWRAMTFCTSESHGLGISETTSLRSFKPFFVEPTLPYSVFRGESFPLKVKVFSYLKQCMVLQLSLMDSGDFEFVHANVRFTVCLCPDSAKTFFWDVKATKLGKVNFTVIAEVMEQEDVCTKSTAVVPESGGKDTVVKHLLVKAEGLLEEKTHTSLLCPKGTSASETITFTMPQNVVLGSERAHISFLGDILGTALDNIDELLQMSSGCGEQNMVHFAPNVFITRYLEETGQLTPEIKQKAIGYLESGYQRQLLYKHTDGSYSAFGEGSEPGNTWLTALVLKTFSQARNFIHIDEQNIKDAASALIKSQTPSGCFRSVGKLFNNGLMGAVEEGLGLSSAIITALIHSGMPRSDPVVWKALKCIKDLVNADTGSSNLYGLALAANAFAVAGDKALRQKILQRLDKAAIISDNQIFWSQQSKQEEDSLYWYRAPSVDVELTSSILMAHLSKSSLSSDEIRKASQIVSWLTKQQNPYGGFASTQDTVVALEALALYATKTFSKDGPDLQVSLSSEGFNQNIRVDNSNRLLLQTVELPAIPRDYTVHVQGHGCLFLQAILRYHIPPLRSDVTFAVSVQTECTAPNATQFPVTIHAR encoded by the exons ATGTGGAGCATCGCTTTCCTGTGGGGCAGCATCCTTCTCCTGCCTAGCGCGGCCGGAACGCCTGCAATGCT gaattatGCCGTGGCAATACCATCTCAGCTCTACTACCCCTTGTCAGAGACAGTGTGCCTCCAACTCAGCAGAAAGCAAGAAGTCCCGATCCATGTGACAGTAACCttgcaaagcagagctgggaatgaAACTCTGATCACTCAGTCCATCTCTCAGCTCACCTTCTTTCATTGCACAAGCTTCCAG GTCCCTCCTCCAGTTGGAAACGCCGATGAAGTGGCTTTTATTGGGATCACAGTCCTGGAAGCCAATTCAGAGtatcagaagaaacagaaagtccTAATCAAGCACGCAGACAAGAAGACTTTTATCCAGACAGACAAACCTGTGTACAAACCTGGGCAGATTG TCAAGTTGCGAATTGTAACCTTGGATCAGAACTTTATTGCCAGCAGTGAAATG CACCGCCTGGTGGAACTGAAG GACCCCAAAGGGAACCGAATTGCACAGTGGCTGAATGTTACACCTGTGGGAGGCATTGTGGATCTGTCCTtccctctggctgcagaagcacCGGTTGGAGAGTACACCATCAAAATGCATGACCGCACACATACCTTCAGGGTAGAGGAGTATG TGCTGCCCAAGTTCAGTGTCTCCATCCAGATGCCTCAGGTGGTCACCATCTTGGAGGAGAACTTCCATCTCCACGTCTGTGGCAT GTACACGTATGGGAAACCAGTCCAAGGTAGTGTGAAGGCTGTGGTATGCCGTAAACATATCCACTATAATCGGAAGTCTTCCAAAGCCAAGCGCAGTATTTGTAAGGATTACACTGGCGAG acaaacgaggacggcTGCTTTGCCACTGAGGTGAATATTAAGTTCTACCACCAGAAGCGTGGTGACAGTTATGATTTCAACCTGGAAGCTGtggcttttctgaaagaaagtgGAACAG GGGTGGAGTTCAACACCACTGAAAACTGCAAGGTCACTTTTGATATCACAACTCTCCAATTCTGGGGGACAAGCTACTACTATCAGCAAGGAGCTCCCTACTATGGAAAT CTGGAACTCAAAAGTGCCAATGGGACACACTTGAAGAACAAGGAGGTGATTCTTACAGTGTCCTACGGTAGCAGGAAGCAGACCAAGACCTACTTCACGGATGACAGTGGGATGGCCTCTTTCACCTTAGAGACGTCAGCATGGGACAACAGCAGTAAAGTTCTACTACAG GCAAAGACCCAGCCGGAGGACTTAAGCGATCGAAATGTGAGGGTGTCTTATGGCACTGCATCCCTCACACTGAGGGCCTTCTACTCTTCCAGCCGCAGCTCTGTGAGGATCCAGCCAGTGCAGGCAATGCTGCCCTGCAGGGACGTGCAGCAGGTCACTGTGCACTATCACATCCTAGCCACAGAGCTGGGGGACGGGGCTGCCAGAGCAGACTTCTACCACCTG GTTTTGGCCAGAGGATCCCTTGTGCATCATGGCCAAACAACAGTACTTCTTGACCCACCATTAG GTCGGTATAGTGGGGCTTTCAATGTCACTCTGCCCATTGACCTCATTTCACCCATGGCTACCCTCTTTGTTTACACTGCCTTTCCTGAGGGACAAGTGGCAGCTGACACCTTCAGTCTGAAAGTCTCCAAGTGCTTCAGGAACCAT gTGAAGCTTGGCTTCTCAGACACAGTGGCTCTCCCAGGATCGGCTGTCCGTCTTCATTTGCAGGCTGCACCAGGCTCCCTATGTAGCATCCGTGCTGTAGACCAGAGTGTCCTTCTCCTGAGGCCGGAGGCTGAGCTATCCAGGGATAGT GTGTACAATATGTTCATCTATTCTCAGGAGCATCCCAGCACCCTCACAGACTCTTACAGTGATTACTGTACTATCCGCAAGAGCCCAGGAATCATCGGTTCCCCTCAGACCACCCTTCCACCAGGAACATTGTCACCATTCATGTACAACAGATACTCTTATGCAGTGTCCCAGCCGGATGTTTATGAACTTCTGAAG AATTCAGGTCTAACGTTTTTAACCAGCCTTAAAATCAAGTCTCCAATTGAGTGCCGCACCCAGACCACTTTCTACTACGACTACATGT CTTATGGCGAGCTGGCAGACTTGGACAACTTGGACCCAGAAACAGATGCTGCTGTTGAACGTGCTGAGTCAGAGCACGTTGAGCTGGGTAGCGAGGCAGGGCCAGTACGTACCTGGTTTCCAGAGACATTCATCTGGACTCTGGTTCCCATCAA TGATTCAGGCGCTGCTGAGCTAGCTGTCACAGTACCTGACAGTATCACAGACTGGAGAGCCATGACCTTCTGCACCTCAGAGAGCCATGGGTTGGGAATCTCAGAGACCACCAGCCTGCGGAGCTTCAAGCCCTTCTTCGTGGAACCCACTTTGCCCTACTCCGTCTTCCGGGGAGAGTCATTTCCCCTGAAAGTCAAAGTCTTCAGCTACCTGAAGCAGTGCATGGTG CTCCAGCTTAGTCTAATGGACTCCGGGGATTTTGAATTTGTGCATGCAAATGTCAGGTTCACTGTTTGTCTGTGTCCTGattcagcaaaaacatttttctgggaTGTGAAGGCTACAAAATTAG GGAAGGTGAATTTCACCGTCATTGCTGAGGTGATGGAGCAGGAAGATGTTTGCACTAAGAGTACAGCTGTTGTCCCAGAGTCTGGAGGGAAGGACACAGTGGTTAAACACCTGCTGGTGAAG gcagaggggctgctggaggaaaaGACCCACACCTCACTCCTGTGCCCTAAAG GAACTTCAGCTTCAGAGACAATCACTTTCACTATGCCACAGAATGTGGTCCTTGGGTCGGAGAGAGCCCACATCTCTTTCTTAG GCGACATTTTGGGGACAGCACTGGACAACATAGATGAGCTCCTCCAGATGTCCAGTGGCTGTGGTGAGCAGAACATGGTTCATTTTGCCCCCAATGTCTTTATCACACGATACCTTGAAGAAACAGGACAACTGACTCCAGAAATCAAACAGAAGGCAATTGGCTATCTGGAAAGCG GATATCAGCGGCAACTCCTGTACAAGCACACAGATGGCTCATACAGTGCTTTTGGGGAAGGAAGTGAGCCAGGGAACACATG GCTTACTGCCCTTGTCCTCAAGACCTTCAGCCAAGCCCGGAACTTCATCCACATAGATGAGCAGAATATAAAGGATGCTGCCAGTGCCCTGATTAAAAGTCAGACTCCATCTGGCTGCTTCAGGAGTGTGGGGAAGCTCTTCAACAATGGTCTAATG GGTGCAGTGGAGGAAGGACTGGGGCTGAGCTCTGCGATCATCACGGCTCTCATACACTCCGGGATGCCACGCTCC GACCCAGTTGTGTGGAAGGCTCTGAAATGTATAAAGGACCTGGTCAATGCTGATACTGGCAGTTCCAACCTCTACGGCCTGGCACTAGCCGCAAATGCCTTTGCGGTAGCAGGTGATAAGGCCCTCAGGCAGAAAATCCTCCAAAGATTGGATAAGGCCGCCATAATATCAG ATAACCAAATATTTTGGAGTCAACAGTCCAAACAGGAAGAAGACTCCCTATATTGGTATCGGGCTCCATCTGTTGATGTGGAATTGACATCTAGTATCCTCATGGCTCACCTTTCAAAGTCAAGTTTGTCTTCAGATGAAATCAGAAAGGCATCCCAGATTGTGTCTTGGCTCACCAAGCAGCAAAACCCTTATGGAGGCTTTGCTTCAACCCAG GACACGGTGGTTGCTCTGGAAGCCTTAGCCCTGTATGCAACCAAGACCTTCAGCAAGGATGGCCCTGATCTTCAGGTTTCTCTCTCCTCTGAGGGTTTCAACCAAAACATCCGAGTAGACAACAGCAATCGCCTCCTGCTGCAGACAGTGGAGCTGCCAGCCATTCCCCGAGATTATACTGTGCATGTGCAGGGCCATGGGTGCCTCTTCCTGCAG GCCATTCTGCGGTACCACATCCCTCCACTGAGGAGCGACGTCACCTTTGCCGTATCTGTGCAGACAGAGTGCACCGCACCCAATGCCACCCAGTTCCCTGTCACCATTCATGCTCG CTAA
- the LOC142088254 gene encoding alpha-2-macroglobulin-like protein 1 isoform X2, producing the protein MWSIAFLWGSILLLPSAAGTPAMLNYAVAIPSQLYYPLSETVCLQLSRKQEVPIHVTVTLQSRAGNETLITQSISQLTFFHCTSFQVPPPVGNADEVAFIGITVLEANSEYQKKQKVLIKHADKKTFIQTDKPVYKPGQIVKLRIVTLDQNFIASSEMHRLVELKDPKGNRIAQWLNVTPVGGIVDLSFPLAAEAPVGEYTIKMHDRTHTFRVEEYVLPKFSVSIQMPQVVTILEENFHLHVCGMYTYGKPVQGSVKAVVCRKHIHYNRKSSKAKRSICKDYTGETNEDGCFATEVNIKFYHQKRGDSYDFNLEAVAFLKESGTGVEFNTTENCKVTFDITTLQFWGTSYYYQQGAPYYGNLELKSANGTHLKNKEVILTVSYGSRKQTKTYFTDDSGMASFTLETSAWDNSSKVLLQAKTQPEDLSDRNVRVSYGTASLTLRAFYSSSRSSVRIQPVQAMLPCRDVQQVTVHYHILATELGDGAARADFYHLVLARGSLVHHGQTTVLLDPPLGRYSGAFNVTLPIDLISPMATLFVYTAFPEGQVAADTFSLKVSKCFRNHVKLGFSDTVALPGSAVRLHLQAAPGSLCSIRAVDQSVLLLRPEAELSRDSVYNMFIYSQEHPSTLTDSYSDYCTIRKSPGIIGSPQTTLPPGTLSPFMYNRYSYAVSQPDVYELLKNSGLTFLTSLKIKSPIECRTQTTFYYDYMSYGELADLDNLDPETDAAVERAESEHVELGSEAGPVRTWFPETFIWTLVPINDSGAAELAVTVPDSITDWRAMTFCTSESHGLGISETTSLRSFKPFFVEPTLPYSVFRGESFPLKVKVFSYLKQCMVLQLSLMDSGDFEFVHANVRFTVCLCPDSAKTFFWDVKATKLGKVNFTVIAEVMEQEDVCTKSTAVVPESGGKDTVVKHLLVKAEGLLEEKTHTSLLCPKGTSASETITFTMPQNVVLGSERAHISFLGDILGTALDNIDELLQMSSGCGEQNMVHFAPNVFITRYLEETGQLTPEIKQKAIGYLESGYQRQLLYKHTDGSYSAFGEGSEPGNTWLTALVLKTFSQARNFIHIDEQNIKDAASALIKSQTPSGCFRSVGKLFNNGLMGAVEEGLGLSSAIITALIHSGMPRSDPVVWKALKCIKDLVNADTGSSNLYGLALAANAFAVAGDKALRQKILQRLDKAAIISDNQIFWSQQSKQEEDSLYWYRAPSVDVELTSSILMAHLSKSSLSSDEIRKASQIVSWLTKQQNPYGGFASTQDTVVALEALALYATKTFSKDGPDLQVSLSSEGFNQNIRVDNSNRLLLQTVELPAIPRDYTVHVQGHGCLFLQAILRYHIPPLRSDVTFAVSVQTECTAPNATQFPVTIHARIRSPNTSDVKVLWD; encoded by the exons ATGTGGAGCATCGCTTTCCTGTGGGGCAGCATCCTTCTCCTGCCTAGCGCGGCCGGAACGCCTGCAATGCT gaattatGCCGTGGCAATACCATCTCAGCTCTACTACCCCTTGTCAGAGACAGTGTGCCTCCAACTCAGCAGAAAGCAAGAAGTCCCGATCCATGTGACAGTAACCttgcaaagcagagctgggaatgaAACTCTGATCACTCAGTCCATCTCTCAGCTCACCTTCTTTCATTGCACAAGCTTCCAG GTCCCTCCTCCAGTTGGAAACGCCGATGAAGTGGCTTTTATTGGGATCACAGTCCTGGAAGCCAATTCAGAGtatcagaagaaacagaaagtccTAATCAAGCACGCAGACAAGAAGACTTTTATCCAGACAGACAAACCTGTGTACAAACCTGGGCAGATTG TCAAGTTGCGAATTGTAACCTTGGATCAGAACTTTATTGCCAGCAGTGAAATG CACCGCCTGGTGGAACTGAAG GACCCCAAAGGGAACCGAATTGCACAGTGGCTGAATGTTACACCTGTGGGAGGCATTGTGGATCTGTCCTtccctctggctgcagaagcacCGGTTGGAGAGTACACCATCAAAATGCATGACCGCACACATACCTTCAGGGTAGAGGAGTATG TGCTGCCCAAGTTCAGTGTCTCCATCCAGATGCCTCAGGTGGTCACCATCTTGGAGGAGAACTTCCATCTCCACGTCTGTGGCAT GTACACGTATGGGAAACCAGTCCAAGGTAGTGTGAAGGCTGTGGTATGCCGTAAACATATCCACTATAATCGGAAGTCTTCCAAAGCCAAGCGCAGTATTTGTAAGGATTACACTGGCGAG acaaacgaggacggcTGCTTTGCCACTGAGGTGAATATTAAGTTCTACCACCAGAAGCGTGGTGACAGTTATGATTTCAACCTGGAAGCTGtggcttttctgaaagaaagtgGAACAG GGGTGGAGTTCAACACCACTGAAAACTGCAAGGTCACTTTTGATATCACAACTCTCCAATTCTGGGGGACAAGCTACTACTATCAGCAAGGAGCTCCCTACTATGGAAAT CTGGAACTCAAAAGTGCCAATGGGACACACTTGAAGAACAAGGAGGTGATTCTTACAGTGTCCTACGGTAGCAGGAAGCAGACCAAGACCTACTTCACGGATGACAGTGGGATGGCCTCTTTCACCTTAGAGACGTCAGCATGGGACAACAGCAGTAAAGTTCTACTACAG GCAAAGACCCAGCCGGAGGACTTAAGCGATCGAAATGTGAGGGTGTCTTATGGCACTGCATCCCTCACACTGAGGGCCTTCTACTCTTCCAGCCGCAGCTCTGTGAGGATCCAGCCAGTGCAGGCAATGCTGCCCTGCAGGGACGTGCAGCAGGTCACTGTGCACTATCACATCCTAGCCACAGAGCTGGGGGACGGGGCTGCCAGAGCAGACTTCTACCACCTG GTTTTGGCCAGAGGATCCCTTGTGCATCATGGCCAAACAACAGTACTTCTTGACCCACCATTAG GTCGGTATAGTGGGGCTTTCAATGTCACTCTGCCCATTGACCTCATTTCACCCATGGCTACCCTCTTTGTTTACACTGCCTTTCCTGAGGGACAAGTGGCAGCTGACACCTTCAGTCTGAAAGTCTCCAAGTGCTTCAGGAACCAT gTGAAGCTTGGCTTCTCAGACACAGTGGCTCTCCCAGGATCGGCTGTCCGTCTTCATTTGCAGGCTGCACCAGGCTCCCTATGTAGCATCCGTGCTGTAGACCAGAGTGTCCTTCTCCTGAGGCCGGAGGCTGAGCTATCCAGGGATAGT GTGTACAATATGTTCATCTATTCTCAGGAGCATCCCAGCACCCTCACAGACTCTTACAGTGATTACTGTACTATCCGCAAGAGCCCAGGAATCATCGGTTCCCCTCAGACCACCCTTCCACCAGGAACATTGTCACCATTCATGTACAACAGATACTCTTATGCAGTGTCCCAGCCGGATGTTTATGAACTTCTGAAG AATTCAGGTCTAACGTTTTTAACCAGCCTTAAAATCAAGTCTCCAATTGAGTGCCGCACCCAGACCACTTTCTACTACGACTACATGT CTTATGGCGAGCTGGCAGACTTGGACAACTTGGACCCAGAAACAGATGCTGCTGTTGAACGTGCTGAGTCAGAGCACGTTGAGCTGGGTAGCGAGGCAGGGCCAGTACGTACCTGGTTTCCAGAGACATTCATCTGGACTCTGGTTCCCATCAA TGATTCAGGCGCTGCTGAGCTAGCTGTCACAGTACCTGACAGTATCACAGACTGGAGAGCCATGACCTTCTGCACCTCAGAGAGCCATGGGTTGGGAATCTCAGAGACCACCAGCCTGCGGAGCTTCAAGCCCTTCTTCGTGGAACCCACTTTGCCCTACTCCGTCTTCCGGGGAGAGTCATTTCCCCTGAAAGTCAAAGTCTTCAGCTACCTGAAGCAGTGCATGGTG CTCCAGCTTAGTCTAATGGACTCCGGGGATTTTGAATTTGTGCATGCAAATGTCAGGTTCACTGTTTGTCTGTGTCCTGattcagcaaaaacatttttctgggaTGTGAAGGCTACAAAATTAG GGAAGGTGAATTTCACCGTCATTGCTGAGGTGATGGAGCAGGAAGATGTTTGCACTAAGAGTACAGCTGTTGTCCCAGAGTCTGGAGGGAAGGACACAGTGGTTAAACACCTGCTGGTGAAG gcagaggggctgctggaggaaaaGACCCACACCTCACTCCTGTGCCCTAAAG GAACTTCAGCTTCAGAGACAATCACTTTCACTATGCCACAGAATGTGGTCCTTGGGTCGGAGAGAGCCCACATCTCTTTCTTAG GCGACATTTTGGGGACAGCACTGGACAACATAGATGAGCTCCTCCAGATGTCCAGTGGCTGTGGTGAGCAGAACATGGTTCATTTTGCCCCCAATGTCTTTATCACACGATACCTTGAAGAAACAGGACAACTGACTCCAGAAATCAAACAGAAGGCAATTGGCTATCTGGAAAGCG GATATCAGCGGCAACTCCTGTACAAGCACACAGATGGCTCATACAGTGCTTTTGGGGAAGGAAGTGAGCCAGGGAACACATG GCTTACTGCCCTTGTCCTCAAGACCTTCAGCCAAGCCCGGAACTTCATCCACATAGATGAGCAGAATATAAAGGATGCTGCCAGTGCCCTGATTAAAAGTCAGACTCCATCTGGCTGCTTCAGGAGTGTGGGGAAGCTCTTCAACAATGGTCTAATG GGTGCAGTGGAGGAAGGACTGGGGCTGAGCTCTGCGATCATCACGGCTCTCATACACTCCGGGATGCCACGCTCC GACCCAGTTGTGTGGAAGGCTCTGAAATGTATAAAGGACCTGGTCAATGCTGATACTGGCAGTTCCAACCTCTACGGCCTGGCACTAGCCGCAAATGCCTTTGCGGTAGCAGGTGATAAGGCCCTCAGGCAGAAAATCCTCCAAAGATTGGATAAGGCCGCCATAATATCAG ATAACCAAATATTTTGGAGTCAACAGTCCAAACAGGAAGAAGACTCCCTATATTGGTATCGGGCTCCATCTGTTGATGTGGAATTGACATCTAGTATCCTCATGGCTCACCTTTCAAAGTCAAGTTTGTCTTCAGATGAAATCAGAAAGGCATCCCAGATTGTGTCTTGGCTCACCAAGCAGCAAAACCCTTATGGAGGCTTTGCTTCAACCCAG GACACGGTGGTTGCTCTGGAAGCCTTAGCCCTGTATGCAACCAAGACCTTCAGCAAGGATGGCCCTGATCTTCAGGTTTCTCTCTCCTCTGAGGGTTTCAACCAAAACATCCGAGTAGACAACAGCAATCGCCTCCTGCTGCAGACAGTGGAGCTGCCAGCCATTCCCCGAGATTATACTGTGCATGTGCAGGGCCATGGGTGCCTCTTCCTGCAG GCCATTCTGCGGTACCACATCCCTCCACTGAGGAGCGACGTCACCTTTGCCGTATCTGTGCAGACAGAGTGCACCGCACCCAATGCCACCCAGTTCCCTGTCACCATTCATGCTCG GATTAGGTCTCCAAACACTAGTGATGTGAAGGTCCTGTGGGACTGA